The following are from one region of the Syntrophales bacterium genome:
- a CDS encoding thiolase family protein, which translates to MSDAVIVEAVRSAGGRYKKGGLSLTRSDDYGIQVLKGLLVRVPQLKPEDVDDVIVGCSFPEAEQGMNFGRILSIGAGLPITTSGMTVNRFCSSGIQSIADATAKIRAGWSEVIIAGGCETMSHIPMGGSVLRPDPEWDFDGGMPNVYVSMGITAENVAADYNISREEMDKFGVESNRRAYEAIKAGKFKEEIIPIVANRYKISKSGRRVKEKFVFDTDDGVRWPSKLEDMAKLKSPFKQGGSVTAANSSQMTDGAAFALLMTPEKAKAIGVKPLARLAYYAVAGCRPEEMGVGPAYAIPKVLKMAGLTTKDIDVFEINEAFASQCLYSARVVGIEDRYKAGDVNPNGGAIALGHPLGCTGAKLTAQLLHELKRRKAKRGIVSMCIGGGMGAAGIYEML; encoded by the coding sequence ATGAGCGATGCGGTCATTGTTGAAGCAGTAAGAAGCGCCGGTGGGCGTTACAAGAAGGGCGGTCTGTCGCTGACAAGATCGGATGATTATGGAATACAGGTTTTAAAGGGACTTTTAGTGCGTGTTCCTCAATTAAAACCGGAAGATGTAGATGATGTAATTGTTGGGTGTTCCTTTCCCGAGGCGGAGCAGGGGATGAATTTCGGCCGTATTCTCTCAATCGGCGCGGGTCTGCCCATTACGACATCGGGGATGACGGTCAACCGTTTCTGTTCCTCCGGCATTCAGTCCATCGCGGATGCAACCGCCAAGATCAGGGCGGGCTGGTCGGAGGTGATTATTGCCGGCGGCTGTGAGACGATGTCCCATATTCCGATGGGCGGTTCAGTGCTCCGTCCCGATCCCGAGTGGGATTTCGACGGGGGAATGCCGAATGTTTACGTTTCGATGGGAATTACCGCGGAAAATGTCGCCGCCGACTACAATATATCCCGCGAAGAGATGGACAAGTTTGGCGTGGAGAGCAACCGTCGCGCCTACGAGGCGATCAAGGCGGGCAAATTCAAGGAGGAGATTATCCCGATTGTTGCCAACCGCTACAAGATTTCCAAGAGCGGCAGACGTGTCAAGGAGAAGTTTGTATTCGATACGGATGACGGGGTTCGCTGGCCCTCGAAACTTGAGGATATGGCAAAGCTGAAATCGCCCTTTAAGCAGGGCGGCAGCGTAACCGCGGCCAATTCTTCCCAGATGACGGATGGGGCGGCCTTTGCGCTTCTGATGACGCCGGAAAAGGCCAAGGCAATCGGTGTGAAGCCGCTGGCCCGGCTGGCATATTACGCGGTAGCCGGGTGCCGTCCGGAGGAGATGGGCGTCGGTCCCGCATACGCTATTCCCAAGGTTCTGAAGATGGCGGGGTTGACCACGAAAGATATTGATGTCTTCGAGATCAATGAGGCATTTGCGTCTCAGTGTCTCTATTCGGCCCGCGTAGTCGGGATTGAGGATCGCTATAAGGCGGGCGATGTCAATCCGAACGGCGGCGCGATCGCCCTTGGCCATCCGCTGGGGTGCACCGGCGCGAAGCTTACCGCCCAACTGCTGCACGAATTGAAGCGGCGCAAGGCAAAACGGGGCATCGTTTCCATGTGCATCGGCGGCGGCATGGGAGCGGCGGGCATCTATGAGATGTTGTAG
- a CDS encoding HNH endonuclease: protein MPGQIVDHVREIKDGGALTSEDNAMTLCHWHHNNKTAEAKAVRNHQLGYGNNPPGNSERVFQVF from the coding sequence GTGCCGGGGCAGATTGTCGATCACGTCCGGGAGATCAAGGACGGCGGGGCACTGACAAGCGAGGACAATGCAATGACCCTTTGCCACTGGCACCATAACAATAAGACGGCAGAGGCGAAAGCTGTCAGAAATCATCAATTAGGCTACGGGAATAACCCGCCCGGTAACTCAGAGCGAGTTTTTCAGGTGTTTTAG
- a CDS encoding terminase large subunit — translation MIKKDGLEKALRVKTFIENLTFSKGQWAGQPFNLLPWQWEDVVLPAFGTLKKDGFRQYRFVYIEIPKKNGKSELGAALALYLLCADGEGKPEVYSAAGDREQAGLVYEAAAQMVKNSPVLSKCLKVLDSRKRIINPRNSGFYQVLSSESELQHGLSPSAIIFDELHAQPTDRLWNVLTAGTDYARSQQLVFVLTTAGIYDKNSIWWKIRTRAQQIEKGIIKQPDFLPVLYIADPETDNPDDEELWRRVNPSIGHIFDIDKIRADYATAKNDPVDYQNFLRFRLNIPIKSLSRWMPMDKWDACADPVNLDSLKGRKAYGGLDLASKNDLAAFVMVFPPEADGGTWDILCKFYCPEEGILKRSRIDRVNYDIWSRQGFLTSTPGDCIDYNFIENDIFQAAKDYDLREIGFDSWNATSTANRVMEKLNPTNADNGFRMMEVRQGAKSFNEPAKDLLVKVMNKQIRHGGNPVLRWCADNLVMRSDPNGNVAPDKQKARDKIDGMVALIMAMSGALRHQAKEVEPTITWI, via the coding sequence ATGATTAAGAAAGACGGATTAGAAAAGGCGTTACGAGTCAAGACCTTCATTGAGAACTTGACCTTCTCAAAAGGGCAGTGGGCCGGACAGCCGTTCAACCTGCTACCGTGGCAATGGGAAGATGTTGTCCTGCCGGCATTCGGCACATTAAAGAAAGATGGCTTCAGGCAATATCGTTTTGTCTATATCGAAATCCCCAAAAAGAACGGGAAAAGTGAACTTGGAGCTGCGCTGGCCCTATACCTTTTGTGTGCTGATGGTGAAGGAAAGCCGGAAGTTTATAGCGCGGCAGGCGACCGGGAGCAAGCTGGCCTTGTTTATGAGGCGGCGGCGCAGATGGTGAAAAACAGTCCGGTTCTATCAAAATGCCTGAAGGTTTTAGACAGCCGGAAACGAATTATCAATCCGAGAAACTCCGGATTTTATCAAGTCCTATCGTCGGAATCTGAGCTTCAGCATGGATTGAGCCCCAGCGCGATAATCTTTGATGAATTACACGCCCAGCCGACCGACCGCCTCTGGAACGTACTGACAGCCGGGACGGATTACGCAAGGTCACAACAATTAGTTTTTGTCCTGACTACAGCCGGGATTTACGATAAAAATTCTATTTGGTGGAAAATCCGAACCAGAGCGCAACAAATTGAAAAAGGAATTATCAAGCAGCCTGACTTCCTGCCGGTTCTCTATATCGCCGACCCGGAAACCGATAATCCCGATGATGAAGAATTGTGGCGGCGGGTAAATCCGTCAATCGGTCATATTTTTGATATTGATAAAATCCGGGCGGACTATGCGACAGCCAAGAATGATCCGGTTGACTACCAGAACTTCTTGCGCTTCAGGTTGAACATACCAATCAAGAGCCTTTCCCGATGGATGCCGATGGACAAATGGGATGCCTGCGCCGACCCTGTAAACCTTGACAGCCTCAAGGGGAGAAAGGCTTACGGTGGGCTTGACTTGGCCTCTAAGAATGACCTTGCAGCCTTTGTGATGGTTTTCCCACCTGAAGCGGACGGCGGCACCTGGGATATCCTCTGCAAATTCTACTGCCCTGAAGAGGGAATCTTGAAACGGTCCAGAATTGACCGCGTAAACTACGATATTTGGTCAAGGCAGGGTTTTTTGACCTCTACCCCTGGCGATTGCATTGACTACAATTTTATTGAAAACGACATCTTTCAGGCGGCGAAGGATTATGACCTCCGGGAAATCGGCTTTGATAGCTGGAATGCAACATCGACCGCTAACAGAGTAATGGAAAAGCTCAATCCGACGAACGCCGACAATGGCTTCAGGATGATGGAGGTTCGCCAAGGTGCAAAGTCCTTTAACGAACCCGCTAAAGACTTGCTTGTCAAGGTGATGAATAAGCAGATTCGGCATGGCGGAAACCCCGTTTTGAGATGGTGCGCTGATAATCTCGTTATGAGGTCAGACCCGAACGGAAACGTCGCACCTGATAAGCAAAAGGCAAGGGATAAAATTGACGGCATGGTTGCGCTGATAATGGCTATGTCCGGGGCCTTGCGGCACCAAGCAAAGGAGGTTGAACCGACGATCACTTGGATTTGA
- a CDS encoding 3-hydroxyacyl-CoA dehydrogenase/enoyl-CoA hydratase family protein, producing MTYEIKKAAVLGAGVMGAGIAAHLTNAGIECALLDIVPFELTDADKAKGLTEKSPAWRNRFAQSGLDNALKSKPASFFTKKNASLIKTGNFEDNLGWLADVDWVIEVVVENLKIKQELFARVEKIVRPDCIVTTNTSGIPIRDISAGFGKKLKGQFLGTHFFNPPRYMKLLEVIPGAETKPEIVKFMTEFCGTVLGKGTVISKDVPNFIGNRIGTYDISNAVHLMLEKNLKIDEIDAIISKALGRPNSGIFGTLDLVGLDTGQNVMNNLYAAVPEDEMREMFVQSEFMTKMVERKWLGNKTKQGFYKKSKDAKGKSLKFVIDYNTMEYVSSSRPRFASVAAALKKSDEGAAGMIKTMFNGSDVAAELTREYLCNNFIYAANRIPEISESIIGIDNAMKWGYNHQLGPFETWDAVGVREAVEVMKKLKKKVPEKITEMLKKKCETFYLQKDDGRYYYDFDKKDYVKLESNPRIILLGDLKAQNKVIAENASASLMDMGDGVACLEFHTKMNAIDDGMIEMLQKSCDIVEKDFTGMVLGNHGTNFSAGANVFKVLMAAQKGDWDILDEQIDGLQSANMRMKYLSKPVVSAPAGLALGGGCEMAMHAAKCLPCGETYIGLVEVGVGVIPAGGGCKELMVRVTEGLPDGVVEAGQNMQQIYAKALENIAMAKVATSAAEGMELGYIRKTENIALSRDHQLWDAKQVVLGLAKFYKKPRPVLIPVMGENLRGLAEAMFYNMRVGNYISEYDVHVARKVAYILSGGDCPEGTLVTEEEILALERESFLSLCGEKKTQDRIMHMLNTGKPLRN from the coding sequence ATGACATACGAAATCAAAAAGGCTGCTGTGCTCGGCGCCGGGGTTATGGGCGCCGGGATAGCGGCGCATCTGACCAATGCGGGCATTGAATGCGCCCTGCTCGACATTGTCCCGTTTGAATTGACCGATGCCGATAAGGCCAAGGGTCTGACGGAGAAGAGCCCGGCATGGCGGAACCGGTTCGCGCAAAGCGGCCTTGACAATGCGCTCAAGTCAAAACCGGCGTCTTTCTTTACAAAAAAGAATGCTTCCCTGATCAAAACCGGCAATTTCGAGGACAATCTGGGCTGGCTGGCCGATGTGGACTGGGTGATCGAGGTTGTGGTCGAAAACCTGAAAATCAAACAGGAACTTTTTGCCAGGGTGGAAAAGATTGTCCGCCCCGATTGCATCGTTACGACCAATACCTCGGGCATTCCCATCAGGGATATTTCTGCCGGTTTCGGCAAAAAACTGAAAGGACAGTTTCTGGGGACACATTTTTTCAACCCGCCCCGCTATATGAAACTTCTGGAGGTCATTCCCGGCGCCGAGACAAAACCGGAGATCGTTAAATTCATGACGGAATTCTGCGGAACGGTGCTGGGAAAGGGCACGGTAATCAGCAAGGACGTGCCCAATTTTATCGGAAACCGCATCGGCACCTACGATATTTCCAACGCTGTCCATCTGATGCTCGAAAAGAACCTGAAGATTGACGAGATTGACGCCATTATCAGTAAGGCGCTCGGACGCCCGAATTCGGGAATTTTCGGCACTTTGGACCTGGTCGGTCTCGATACCGGGCAAAATGTGATGAACAACCTCTACGCCGCCGTTCCTGAGGACGAGATGCGGGAGATGTTTGTTCAGTCGGAATTCATGACCAAGATGGTCGAACGCAAGTGGCTGGGCAACAAGACCAAACAGGGGTTCTACAAAAAGTCAAAAGACGCCAAAGGGAAAAGCTTAAAATTTGTCATTGACTACAATACGATGGAATATGTTTCGTCCTCCCGGCCGAGGTTTGCCTCCGTTGCCGCCGCGCTCAAAAAGAGCGACGAAGGCGCCGCCGGAATGATCAAGACGATGTTCAACGGCTCTGATGTCGCCGCCGAACTTACCCGGGAATACCTCTGCAATAACTTTATCTACGCAGCCAACCGCATTCCCGAAATTTCGGAGAGCATTATCGGCATCGATAACGCGATGAAATGGGGGTACAACCACCAGCTTGGCCCGTTCGAAACCTGGGACGCGGTAGGGGTGCGCGAAGCCGTAGAGGTGATGAAAAAGCTCAAAAAGAAGGTCCCCGAAAAGATCACGGAGATGTTAAAGAAAAAGTGCGAAACGTTCTACCTGCAAAAGGATGACGGTCGTTACTACTATGATTTCGATAAGAAGGATTATGTTAAACTGGAGTCCAATCCGCGGATCATTCTTCTGGGCGACCTGAAGGCGCAAAACAAGGTGATAGCAGAAAACGCCAGCGCATCCCTGATGGACATGGGCGACGGTGTTGCCTGCCTGGAGTTCCACACGAAGATGAATGCCATCGACGACGGGATGATCGAGATGCTCCAGAAAAGTTGCGACATCGTCGAGAAGGATTTCACCGGAATGGTCTTGGGCAACCATGGAACGAACTTTTCCGCGGGGGCGAACGTCTTCAAGGTGCTGATGGCAGCCCAAAAGGGCGACTGGGATATCCTTGATGAGCAAATTGACGGATTGCAGTCTGCCAACATGCGGATGAAATACCTCTCCAAGCCGGTGGTATCCGCCCCGGCGGGTCTGGCCCTTGGCGGGGGCTGCGAGATGGCCATGCACGCGGCCAAATGTCTTCCTTGTGGTGAAACATATATTGGTCTGGTGGAGGTGGGGGTCGGCGTAATTCCTGCCGGAGGCGGCTGCAAGGAGCTGATGGTGCGCGTGACGGAAGGCCTCCCCGACGGGGTTGTCGAAGCCGGCCAGAATATGCAGCAGATATACGCGAAGGCGCTGGAAAATATTGCGATGGCCAAGGTTGCGACCAGCGCCGCGGAAGGAATGGAACTCGGCTACATCCGTAAAACAGAGAATATTGCGCTTTCCCGCGATCATCAACTCTGGGATGCGAAGCAGGTGGTTCTGGGGCTGGCGAAATTCTACAAAAAGCCGCGTCCGGTTTTGATCCCGGTTATGGGCGAGAACCTGCGCGGCTTGGCCGAGGCGATGTTCTACAACATGCGGGTCGGCAATTACATCTCCGAATATGACGTCCATGTCGCCCGCAAGGTAGCCTACATCCTCTCCGGCGGCGATTGCCCGGAGGGAACGCTGGTGACCGAGGAGGAGATTCTGGCTTTGGAGAGGGAATCCTTCCTCAGCCTGTGCGGCGAAAAGAAGACGCAGGACAGGATAATGCACATGCTCAATACCGGCAAGCCGTTGCGCAATTAA
- a CDS encoding phage major capsid protein: MERRSFKIEVGSLRAETRTVEASLSSEFPVLRREGEEVLSHKPGAIDLSRAPLPLLRAHDNSSLPVGVVENLSVVGGKLRGTIRLSANEDGLWKDIQDGILRNLSIGYQILERVKTKAGFIATKWLPYECSLVAAPADNTVGINRSINNNKERKIMDKNDVLKSKTAAISELAELAKSGENAERMEEVKGEIRSFDSRLEAFEMADAGRKDVKGFVPDVKKVDRSIIEMGGGPVANRSFAGMFNGGKPLDVDEEAIRAFRAQMVEGVFSSGGASVPEPLAAAWLDSSLESEVIRPRATVYSMESATRKAIGWDCKNQTGGSLFGGFSMQMLSETGTGTPQVGKLRVIELAAKKGGIFCEISNELSEDGMGIDAQIDNAIRLSIGYGLDNLFINGVGASEPLGLRNSPAKIVVAEETAQANDTIVYQNLVNMYARMYPAGRQRAVWIANSGTLTQLMGLTIGTASAYVPVMTESNGQFYIFGRPVLFNSHSPVLGDEDDIMFVDLSQYTIGVRRDLRIEKSTIPGWTQDLLSYRALIRFDGLCTWNTYLTPKNGSTMSCIVGLGERDT, translated from the coding sequence ATGGAGAGAAGGAGTTTTAAGATTGAGGTTGGCAGTTTAAGAGCGGAAACACGGACAGTCGAGGCGAGTTTGTCAAGTGAATTTCCGGTGTTACGTCGTGAAGGTGAAGAAGTACTTTCACATAAACCGGGGGCGATTGACCTGAGCCGGGCACCTTTACCCCTTCTAAGGGCGCACGACAATTCCAGTCTGCCCGTGGGGGTTGTCGAGAATCTGAGCGTCGTCGGTGGCAAGTTGCGCGGCACCATCCGGCTTTCAGCGAACGAGGATGGGCTGTGGAAAGACATCCAAGACGGAATCTTGAGGAACCTAAGCATTGGCTATCAGATTCTTGAACGGGTGAAAACCAAGGCCGGATTTATTGCAACTAAGTGGCTTCCCTATGAATGCAGCTTAGTGGCGGCACCCGCAGACAACACGGTCGGGATTAACCGATCAATTAACAATAATAAGGAGCGTAAGATCATGGACAAAAATGACGTATTGAAAAGTAAAACGGCGGCAATTAGTGAATTGGCAGAGCTGGCCAAAAGCGGCGAAAATGCCGAGAGGATGGAAGAAGTCAAGGGTGAAATCCGCTCTTTTGACAGCCGTCTTGAAGCCTTTGAAATGGCCGATGCCGGGCGGAAGGATGTCAAGGGATTTGTCCCGGACGTTAAGAAGGTTGACAGGTCTATCATTGAAATGGGCGGTGGGCCTGTGGCTAACAGGTCGTTTGCTGGCATGTTCAACGGTGGCAAGCCTCTGGACGTTGATGAGGAAGCAATCCGGGCTTTCCGGGCGCAGATGGTTGAAGGGGTTTTTTCGTCCGGCGGCGCGAGTGTTCCAGAGCCCTTAGCAGCGGCATGGTTGGATAGTTCCCTGGAATCTGAAGTAATCCGACCTCGTGCGACCGTGTACTCTATGGAGAGCGCGACCCGTAAGGCAATCGGCTGGGATTGCAAAAATCAGACAGGTGGCTCTTTGTTTGGCGGTTTTTCCATGCAGATGCTGTCTGAGACAGGAACCGGCACCCCGCAAGTCGGCAAGTTGCGCGTGATCGAACTGGCGGCAAAGAAAGGCGGGATTTTTTGCGAAATTTCTAACGAATTGTCTGAGGATGGCATGGGGATTGACGCCCAGATCGACAATGCAATTCGCCTTTCTATCGGCTACGGCTTGGACAACCTGTTCATCAATGGCGTGGGCGCTTCAGAACCCCTTGGCCTGCGTAATTCCCCGGCGAAGATCGTCGTGGCAGAGGAAACCGCGCAGGCTAACGACACCATCGTTTATCAGAACCTCGTGAATATGTACGCGAGGATGTACCCGGCAGGGCGGCAGAGAGCCGTCTGGATTGCCAACTCCGGTACCCTGACGCAGCTTATGGGCCTGACCATCGGGACCGCTTCGGCTTATGTTCCGGTAATGACGGAATCGAACGGCCAATTTTATATCTTTGGTCGTCCCGTCCTGTTCAATTCTCATTCCCCGGTTCTGGGAGATGAGGATGACATCATGTTTGTTGATCTGTCTCAATACACAATTGGCGTTCGTCGTGATCTGCGTATCGAGAAGAGCACAATCCCCGGATGGACTCAGGACTTGCTTTCCTATCGTGCCCTGATTCGTTTCGACGGCCTCTGCACCTGGAACACCTACCTGACCCCGAAAAACGGCAGCACCATGTCCTGCATCGTCGGCCTTGGCGAGCGTGACACCTAA
- a CDS encoding integrase arm-type DNA-binding domain-containing protein: MPRLTMPLTDAKVKNAKARVKEFKIFDGGGLYLAVSPSGGKLWRLKYRFENKEARLSLGIYPAVSLADARQRREDAKRLLANGVDPGAVKKAQKQAQTEETETFEVVAREWHIKQSNVWVAAYSVKMIQGLARDIFPWLGPRPIKEIKPQELLIVLRRIESRGVLDTAHRMRVVCGQIFRYAVATGRAEHDISGDLKGALTPFKESHHAAITDPLKVGGLLRAIDGYQGGFVVQCALKLAPLLFVRPGELRKAEWSEIDLDEATWNIPAIKMKMREAHLVPLSTQAVAILKELHPLTGTGKYIFPSARSATRPMSDNAILAALRRMGFDKDEMSGHGFRAMARTILDEVLQVRPDFIEHQLAHSVRDPNGRAYNRTHHLPERTKMMQQWSDYLDSLKG, from the coding sequence ATGCCACGTTTAACAATGCCACTGACAGATGCGAAAGTTAAAAATGCGAAGGCGCGGGTAAAAGAATTTAAGATTTTTGATGGCGGTGGTCTGTACTTGGCCGTTAGTCCTTCCGGTGGGAAGCTCTGGAGATTGAAATATCGGTTTGAAAATAAGGAGGCAAGGTTGTCGCTGGGGATATACCCGGCTGTTTCCCTTGCCGATGCCCGCCAGCGCCGCGAAGATGCTAAACGATTATTGGCCAATGGTGTTGACCCCGGCGCAGTCAAGAAGGCGCAGAAGCAGGCACAGACGGAAGAAACAGAAACCTTTGAGGTAGTAGCAAGAGAATGGCATATAAAACAATCGAATGTCTGGGTTGCAGCCTATTCCGTGAAAATGATTCAAGGGTTGGCAAGAGATATTTTTCCATGGTTAGGGCCGAGGCCGATAAAAGAAATAAAGCCACAGGAATTATTGATTGTATTGCGGCGTATAGAATCACGCGGCGTCCTGGATACCGCACACAGGATGAGGGTTGTTTGTGGACAGATTTTTAGATACGCAGTTGCAACGGGCAGGGCGGAACACGATATTTCCGGCGATCTAAAGGGAGCGTTGACACCGTTCAAGGAATCCCACCATGCAGCTATAACCGACCCCTTGAAGGTGGGTGGCTTGCTACGCGCGATTGACGGATACCAAGGCGGCTTTGTTGTTCAATGCGCCTTGAAGCTCGCTCCGTTGCTGTTCGTGCGTCCGGGGGAGCTACGAAAGGCAGAATGGTCGGAGATTGACCTTGACGAAGCTACATGGAATATTCCCGCTATTAAGATGAAGATGAGGGAGGCGCACTTGGTACCACTATCAACACAGGCAGTTGCTATCCTGAAAGAGCTTCACCCATTAACAGGCACAGGGAAATACATCTTTCCGTCGGCAAGGTCTGCTACCCGTCCTATGTCTGACAATGCGATCTTGGCGGCATTGCGCCGCATGGGTTTTGATAAGGATGAAATGTCCGGACATGGATTCCGGGCAATGGCGCGCACCATCCTTGACGAGGTGCTACAGGTGAGACCTGACTTTATAGAACACCAGCTTGCCCACAGTGTCCGCGACCCTAACGGAAGAGCCTATAACCGAACGCACCACCTACCAGAGCGGACAAAGATGATGCAGCAATGGAGCGACTACCTGGACAGCTTGAAAGGATAA
- a CDS encoding phage portal protein, whose translation MKFFDSLFKKRSWANLDAFEGRETSYGIHINETVALGIPAVYACIRVLTEAIASLPLITYERFANGDKDRAKGFSLYHLLHDEPNPLMTSFELRELLVGHLCLRGNAYCYIERDGGEVVALWPLHPDKVTVEVSGRELVYKHQNDGVEKVYPMADILHIRGLSADGIIGFSPLTLLRDTFGYSKAVQEYSSSYFRNDASPGGILTTAQTLGVENQANLRNAWSTGHEGKGKHHRVAILGNDLKWQSIGVSPQDSQLIESQKFSVVEIARIFRIPLNLIMDYERSTYANVQEQNRSFLTHTLQPWLSRIEGAMTKSLLTESEKEKYFIEHLTQGFLRADTKIRYESYKVAIEAGFLTIDEVRQLENMNALPKPEVAP comes from the coding sequence ATGAAATTCTTTGATTCACTATTCAAAAAGAGAAGTTGGGCGAATCTTGACGCCTTCGAGGGCCGGGAAACGTCTTACGGCATACATATCAATGAGACCGTGGCGCTGGGCATTCCTGCCGTTTATGCTTGTATCAGGGTGCTTACTGAGGCCATTGCATCCCTGCCCCTTATCACTTATGAGCGCTTTGCTAACGGTGATAAAGACCGGGCTAAGGGCTTTTCCCTATACCACTTACTACACGACGAGCCGAACCCCTTGATGACTTCTTTCGAGCTTAGGGAGCTGCTTGTGGGGCACTTATGCCTTAGAGGTAATGCTTATTGCTACATAGAGCGCGACGGTGGGGAAGTGGTGGCCTTGTGGCCTTTGCACCCGGATAAAGTGACAGTGGAAGTCTCAGGCCGGGAGCTTGTCTATAAACATCAAAATGATGGCGTGGAAAAAGTCTATCCCATGGCGGACATTCTTCATATCCGGGGGCTATCCGCTGACGGCATTATCGGCTTTTCACCTCTGACATTGCTTAGGGATACTTTCGGCTATAGCAAGGCCGTTCAAGAATATTCATCAAGTTACTTTCGCAACGATGCGAGCCCCGGTGGGATTCTAACGACAGCGCAGACATTGGGCGTAGAGAATCAGGCAAATTTAAGAAACGCATGGTCAACAGGGCATGAAGGCAAGGGCAAGCATCACCGGGTTGCGATTTTGGGCAATGACCTGAAATGGCAATCAATAGGCGTATCCCCGCAGGATTCACAGTTGATCGAATCTCAGAAATTTTCAGTGGTAGAGATTGCAAGGATTTTCCGTATCCCATTGAATTTAATCATGGATTATGAAAGATCGACCTACGCGAATGTTCAGGAACAGAACCGCAGCTTTCTAACCCATACCCTTCAGCCGTGGCTTTCCCGGATAGAAGGAGCAATGACGAAATCCCTTTTAACGGAATCCGAGAAGGAAAAATACTTTATCGAGCATCTTACACAAGGCTTTCTCAGGGCCGACACTAAGATTCGCTATGAGTCTTACAAGGTGGCTATTGAGGCCGGTTTTCTGACGATTGACGAGGTGCGACAGCTTGAAAACATGAATGCACTTCCTAAGCCAGAGGTGGCGCCATGA